Below is a genomic region from Verrucomicrobiales bacterium.
GAAAAACGCTTTGGAAGTGAGCGTGCCCTTGAGTGCGTCGTTGGAGTCTTCCGCTTCAAAGAGCGGCCCTGGAGGGATGGAGAAGTTCTCCGAGGTGCCAATCCAGTGCTGCCCCTTGGCTCCCACCCGATAGCTGAGATTTCTCCAATAGTCCCCGCCAATCTGCTTTTCCATTTGCTTCTTCAACTGCTCAACCCGGTGGAGGCGTATGCTCCCCCCAGTCACCGGCTGGAACTCAAACGCTCCTCCGCTCGGTGTCCAACTTTCCAAACCCAGCTCAAAGCTCCAGTTGTCCGGAGAGGACTCACTCGGAGGAAGTCGAACCTTACAGTGAGGCCCGGGCACCACCACGATGGAAAACTGATTGGTGGCTGAGTTACCCGATTTGTCCGTTGCGACGCATTTGACAACATTCGTTCCGACTGTCATCCACGACCCGCTTGCCGGTGTGCAAATCACGGTCGGAGTCAGCCCGCTGTTGTCGGTCGCCTTCACCACGAAGGGCACCAGCGCCCCGCTGCCACCGTGGAGAAGCTCATATCCCGTGCAGGGAACTTCCATCGAGTTGGGGGTGGTGATTACCGGCGGTGTTAGATCGCGAACCACCACCTTAAACTGACAGCGCACCGTTTCCCGACCGAAAGAGGCCGAACATTGCACCACGGTTTCTCCGATGGGAAAAAGCGATCCAGAAGGTGGGGTGCACTGCACCTCGACGGGTGTTCGATCGCAGGTATTGATCGCCCGGGGTTGGTAGGACACCGGGCGGGAGCTCGCCGAGGAGACGGTGATCACAATGTCCCGCGGACAGGTCAGCTCCAGGCATGCACCCTGCGCCGAGAAGGAGAGGAGGGCACAAACCAAGGCCGTGACCAGGCCCTGTATTTTGCTAATCGATTTCATAGTTATGATCCTCACGCAGCCGCTGTGTGTCGTTGCGTAATCCCCTCTTAGCCCAGCCCACACGAAACTCACAATTCGTCCATCGACGAATAGCGCCTGCTTCAAATCACCACCCAGTTCACACTCCCCTGCACTTTTCTATTCCCAAAGTCCTCCTGACCCGTTGTGATCGAAGCATGTTCGTCCTGCGCCTGGTGCTTAAAGAGATCCTGCATCGAAAGCTGAATTTCCTGCTGAGCGTCCTGGCTATCGCGGCCACGGTGGCTCTCTTTGTGGCCTACCTCACTCTTTCCGAGGGCTCGCGCCGAGAGACGGTCCGGGTCACACGCGACATCGGCTTCAACCTGCGCATCATCCCGCGCGAAACCGACATGGACCAGTTCTGGTCAGCGGGTTACTCCGATAAGACCATGCCGGAAACCACGCTTCGCCGATTAGCCTCCTACACTAACGTCTTCTTCTCTTACAACCACCTGGTTGCGTCGCTCCAACAGCGATTCAATCTCGAAGGCAAGGAGGTGATTCTGACCGGCCTCGCTCCCACCATCACCGCCCCGGGCCAGGCAAAGCAGCCCATGGGATATTCCATCCCCTCCAACAGCGTCTTCCTGGGATTCGAAGTCGCCCAACGCCTCGGACTCAAGAAAGGCGGTTCACTTCGGCTCGACCGCCGAGAGTTCAAAGTGGAACAAGCCCTGGCTGAAAGCGGCACCGACGATGATGTCCGGGTCTTCGCCCCTCTCCGCGAGGTTCAAACGCTGTTGAAAGCCGAGGGTCAAATCAACGAGATCAAGGCGATCGACTGTCTCTGCCTCACTGCGGATCAGGATCCGCTCAAAATCCTTCGCCAGGAGCTGGAGAAAGCCCTGCCGGAGGCCAAAGTCATTCAACTACGCACCATCGCCGATGCCCGGGCCAAACAACGCCAGTTGATGGAAAAGTATCTGGCCTTCATCACCCCGTTGGTGCTGATCGCCAGCGCGCTCTGGGTCTGCGTGCTGGCCATTCTGAATGTGCGTGAACGGCGAACCGAGATCGGAATCTTGCGTGCCTTGGGGCATGGATCGGGCTCCATCCTCATGCTGTTCGGCCTCCGCTCGGCGGTGCTCGGCGGTGTGGGAGCCCTGACCGGCTATGCCCTGGGATCCGTCATGGCGCATACCGTTGGACCGACGATGTTCAAGGTCACCGCGGCCTCGCTTCGCATCGAACCAGCGCTGTTTTGGCAGGCCCTACTCGCCGCTCCAGCGCTGGCGATCGTCGCGAGCATCATCCCCATGGTGCTCGCCATCACCCAGGATCCCGCCGTCACCCTCACCGAGGAATAAACCCATGGTCCGACTCGACAACGTCAGCAAACTTTATCGCACGCCCCAAGGCGAGGTTCGAAGCCTGGACGCCGTCAGCCTCCAAGTGAACGCGGGGGAATTTGTCGTCATCCGCGGCCCCAGCGGCTGCGGAAAGACCACGCTCCTGCTGACCATCGGAGCCATGCTC
It encodes:
- a CDS encoding FtsX-like permease family protein, which produces MFVLRLVLKEILHRKLNFLLSVLAIAATVALFVAYLTLSEGSRRETVRVTRDIGFNLRIIPRETDMDQFWSAGYSDKTMPETTLRRLASYTNVFFSYNHLVASLQQRFNLEGKEVILTGLAPTITAPGQAKQPMGYSIPSNSVFLGFEVAQRLGLKKGGSLRLDRREFKVEQALAESGTDDDVRVFAPLREVQTLLKAEGQINEIKAIDCLCLTADQDPLKILRQELEKALPEAKVIQLRTIADARAKQRQLMEKYLAFITPLVLIASALWVCVLAILNVRERRTEIGILRALGHGSGSILMLFGLRSAVLGGVGALTGYALGSVMAHTVGPTMFKVTAASLRIEPALFWQALLAAPALAIVASIIPMVLAITQDPAVTLTEE